A single Natrinema pellirubrum DSM 15624 DNA region contains:
- a CDS encoding DUF2309 domain-containing protein: MTRNTDDARRIETSIDRAAERIGSVWPLHSFVTANPLSGFEDEPFHRAVAEAEELFGGRGYPHPSVFRRAWESGRIDADTLRAELASHGIERDPETLLEELADAEAARDAADPDDATEAVDRVLSKWLAAFLDEGQAKWPMPNREDGFYQAWRAVAPHDGDVPGPADADDLPETAIEALESALGDYPEGRWVEILEAHLAALPGWSGFITQRTDDAVDPWQEQYPITLAQYLAVRLTITDLLDAPIDLDAGDGIDADTDEVPLPEIWLTAWEKSYRERLLDGIDDAVTGPEAAGDGGRPAAQLVFCIDTRSEVIRRHVETQGPYETHGYAGFFGVPMRHRGYEAAADTDACPPIVEPEHRIVDRPADAESAAARDRWTGLATAARKHFKTLKSNLVAAFTFVEGAGSAYGSAMAARTLSPSTIATLESAIAERVPSRHEAAAPAVDYDAYDDHDHADHDLPQGMSHEAKVEYARNAFELMGWTEFARLVVFTGHASETTNNPFGSSLDCGACAGNPGGPNARVLAAICNDPDVKAALRDHGIDIPEDTVFLAGEHNTTTDEITLFDDDDVPESHRADLESLREDLARARAEAAAERTASADDEAAVNEVERKAADWAETRPEWGLAGNASFVIGPRELTADQDLDGRAFLHSYDWSVDPDGDALEAIVTGPLVVTQWINNQYYFATVDNGVYGSGSKVTQNPVGNVGVVQGNGGDLLTGLPLQSLKLDDERPFHQPLRLTAVIHAPRERVTEILRDHEDVRELLDNGWIGDLTVVDPERDNESFHYAGDLEWASHREEAIPEAATPTETTPVAESTADD, from the coding sequence ATGACGCGTAACACCGACGATGCCCGTCGCATCGAAACGAGTATCGACCGCGCGGCCGAGCGCATCGGTTCGGTCTGGCCGCTGCACTCGTTCGTCACGGCCAACCCCCTCTCGGGGTTCGAGGACGAACCGTTCCACCGGGCCGTCGCGGAGGCCGAGGAGCTGTTCGGCGGCCGGGGCTACCCCCACCCGTCGGTCTTCCGCCGCGCCTGGGAGTCCGGCCGGATCGATGCCGACACGCTCCGTGCGGAACTGGCGTCCCACGGGATCGAGCGCGATCCCGAGACGCTGCTCGAGGAACTGGCCGACGCCGAAGCGGCCCGCGACGCCGCCGACCCCGATGACGCGACCGAGGCCGTCGACCGAGTCCTCTCGAAGTGGCTCGCGGCCTTCCTCGACGAGGGACAGGCCAAGTGGCCGATGCCCAACCGCGAGGATGGGTTCTATCAGGCGTGGCGCGCGGTGGCCCCCCACGATGGCGACGTGCCCGGCCCCGCCGACGCCGACGACCTCCCCGAGACGGCAATCGAGGCGCTCGAGTCGGCCCTCGGCGACTACCCCGAGGGGCGCTGGGTCGAGATCCTCGAGGCCCATCTCGCGGCGCTGCCGGGCTGGAGCGGGTTCATCACGCAGCGGACCGACGACGCCGTCGATCCGTGGCAGGAGCAGTACCCGATCACGCTGGCCCAGTACCTCGCGGTGCGGCTGACGATCACGGATCTGCTCGACGCGCCGATCGATCTCGACGCCGGCGACGGGATCGACGCCGATACCGACGAGGTCCCCCTGCCCGAGATCTGGCTGACTGCCTGGGAGAAGAGCTACCGCGAGCGACTCCTCGACGGGATCGACGACGCCGTGACCGGTCCCGAAGCCGCCGGGGACGGCGGTCGTCCGGCCGCCCAGCTCGTGTTCTGTATCGACACGCGCTCGGAAGTGATCCGCCGCCACGTCGAGACACAGGGTCCCTACGAGACCCACGGCTACGCGGGCTTTTTCGGCGTGCCGATGCGCCACCGCGGCTACGAGGCCGCGGCCGATACCGACGCCTGCCCGCCGATCGTCGAGCCCGAACACCGGATCGTCGACCGGCCCGCCGACGCCGAGTCGGCGGCCGCCCGCGACCGCTGGACCGGACTCGCCACGGCCGCGCGCAAGCACTTCAAGACGCTCAAGTCCAACCTCGTCGCGGCCTTTACCTTCGTCGAGGGGGCCGGCAGCGCCTACGGCTCGGCGATGGCGGCTCGCACGCTGTCGCCGTCGACGATCGCCACACTCGAGTCGGCTATCGCGGAGCGCGTTCCGAGCCGCCACGAGGCCGCCGCACCCGCCGTCGACTACGACGCCTACGACGATCACGACCACGCCGACCACGACCTTCCACAGGGGATGAGCCACGAGGCGAAAGTCGAGTACGCTCGGAACGCCTTCGAACTCATGGGCTGGACCGAGTTCGCCCGGCTGGTCGTCTTCACGGGCCACGCGAGCGAGACGACGAACAACCCCTTCGGCTCGAGCCTCGACTGCGGGGCCTGTGCCGGCAACCCCGGCGGCCCCAACGCCCGCGTCCTCGCGGCGATCTGTAACGACCCGGACGTCAAGGCGGCACTGCGCGACCACGGGATCGATATCCCCGAGGACACCGTCTTCCTCGCGGGCGAACACAACACGACGACCGACGAGATCACGCTGTTCGACGACGACGACGTGCCCGAGAGCCACCGCGCGGACCTCGAATCCCTGCGCGAGGACCTCGCCCGCGCCCGCGCCGAGGCCGCCGCCGAGCGCACCGCGTCGGCCGACGACGAGGCGGCCGTCAACGAGGTCGAGCGCAAGGCGGCCGACTGGGCCGAGACCCGTCCCGAGTGGGGGCTGGCCGGCAACGCCTCGTTCGTCATCGGGCCGCGTGAACTGACCGCCGACCAAGACCTCGACGGCCGCGCGTTCCTCCACTCCTACGACTGGTCCGTCGACCCGGACGGCGACGCCCTCGAGGCGATCGTCACGGGGCCGCTCGTGGTCACCCAGTGGATCAACAACCAGTACTACTTCGCGACGGTCGACAACGGCGTCTACGGGAGCGGCTCGAAGGTCACTCAGAACCCGGTGGGCAACGTCGGCGTCGTCCAGGGCAACGGCGGCGACCTACTGACCGGCCTGCCGTTGCAGTCGCTCAAACTCGACGACGAGCGCCCGTTCCACCAGCCGCTGCGCCTGACTGCGGTGATCCACGCGCCCCGCGAGCGCGTGACCGAGATCCTCCGCGACCACGAGGACGTCAGGGAACTGCTCGACAACGGGTGGATCGGCGACCTGACCGTCGTCGATCCCGAACGCGACAACGAGTCGTTCCACTACGCGGGCGATCTCGAGTGGGCGAGCCATCGCGAGGAGGCGATCCCGGAGGCGGCGACGCCGACGGAGACGACGCCGGTCGCGGAGTCGACGGCCGACGACTGA
- a CDS encoding cold-shock protein, translated as MAKGTVDFFNDTGGYGFIETEDADDDVFFHMEDIGGPDLEEGQELEFDIEQAPKGPRATNVERL; from the coding sequence ATGGCGAAAGGAACCGTTGATTTCTTCAACGACACTGGCGGCTACGGATTCATCGAGACTGAGGACGCGGACGACGACGTGTTCTTCCACATGGAAGACATCGGCGGCCCGGACCTTGAGGAAGGACAGGAACTCGAGTTCGACATCGAGCAGGCCCCCAAGGGCCCGCGCGCGACGAACGTCGAGCGCCTGTAA
- a CDS encoding 50S ribosomal protein L16 — MSDKPASMYREISKPAYTRREYITGIPGSKIAQHKMGDAQANAEDYPVQISLITEEEVQIRHGSLEASRLSANRHMLKNAGENNYKMVLRKFPHHVIRENKQATGAGADRVSDGMRQAFGKIVGTAARIDAGERIFTIWCDVDDAEFAKDALRRSYNKISPPCRVVVERGEEQLIA, encoded by the coding sequence ATGTCCGACAAACCTGCCTCCATGTACCGGGAGATCAGTAAGCCGGCCTACACGCGCCGCGAATACATTACCGGCATCCCGGGTTCGAAGATCGCACAGCACAAGATGGGCGACGCTCAGGCAAACGCCGAGGACTACCCCGTCCAGATCAGCCTCATCACGGAAGAAGAGGTTCAGATCCGCCACGGGAGCCTCGAGGCCTCGCGCCTCTCGGCGAACCGTCACATGCTGAAAAACGCCGGCGAGAACAACTACAAGATGGTCCTGCGCAAGTTCCCCCACCACGTCATCCGGGAGAACAAGCAGGCGACGGGCGCAGGGGCAGACCGTGTCTCCGACGGGATGCGCCAGGCATTCGGGAAGATCGTCGGCACCGCCGCTCGCATCGACGCCGGTGAGCGCATCTTCACCATCTGGTGTGACGTCGACGACGCCGAATTCGCCAAGGACGCCCTGCGGCGCTCCTACAACAAGATCTCGCCGCCGTGTCGCGTCGTCGT
- a CDS encoding carbonic anhydrase, whose protein sequence is MGTDRDTLERLLAGNRRHVESLPEEHFADVQTGQHPSVVAVCCSDSRVSHEGMWGVDRPGTIFTPSNIGNQVWDDDNGERIVDGGVLYPIHHTGTDAIAVVGHTGCGAVTAAYRVATGGDPPGPRGVDKWVDMLVPVIEEALESGLIDRTADDEAVINRLVEYNVDYQARSLCAADEIPDRVDVYGFVYDFQGVYGDEPGRAYLVSVDGETDPDVLAERVPSGDESAVKSLLYGDGSVE, encoded by the coding sequence ATGGGAACCGATCGCGATACCCTCGAGCGGCTACTCGCCGGGAACCGCCGCCACGTCGAGTCGCTGCCCGAGGAGCATTTCGCGGACGTCCAGACCGGCCAGCACCCGTCCGTCGTCGCGGTCTGTTGTTCCGACTCGCGGGTCTCTCACGAGGGGATGTGGGGCGTCGATCGGCCGGGCACGATCTTTACGCCCAGCAACATCGGGAATCAGGTCTGGGACGACGACAACGGGGAACGGATCGTCGACGGTGGCGTCCTCTATCCGATCCACCACACCGGGACCGACGCCATCGCCGTCGTGGGCCACACCGGGTGTGGGGCGGTCACCGCCGCCTATCGGGTCGCGACCGGTGGGGATCCGCCCGGGCCACGCGGCGTCGACAAGTGGGTCGATATGCTCGTCCCCGTGATCGAAGAGGCCCTCGAGAGCGGGCTGATCGACCGCACGGCCGACGACGAGGCCGTCATCAACCGGCTCGTCGAGTACAACGTCGACTATCAGGCCCGCTCGCTGTGTGCCGCCGACGAGATCCCGGACCGGGTCGACGTCTACGGCTTCGTCTACGACTTTCAGGGCGTCTACGGCGACGAGCCGGGGCGTGCGTATCTCGTCAGCGTCGACGGCGAGACCGATCCCGACGTCCTCGCCGAACGGGTGCCGTCGGGCGACGAGTCGGCGGTGAAAAGTCTGCTGTACGGCGACGGATCGGTGGAGTGA
- a CDS encoding proton-conducting transporter transmembrane domain-containing protein: MTEDTATIDDDVAQRPEPTPPRSAVPRASTWTVWTLFLASLAVLALTVRGGAGWEFSTLLRVDGLTAVMWVVVTFFSGIVHSYSRRYMAGDRDIERFFGRVFGFTLAVMTMTAANHVALFVAAWLAMGLLLAGLIGHVRDWPQAQAAGRVARRYFLASSALLAGSVALLAWATGAMTLTGILTGLEGVSPTVTLVAAAGVVLAAMVQSALVPFHGWLLSSMTAPTPASALMHAGFVNAGGVLLTRFAPLVGNELAIMSAIVLVGAVSALLGQAMILVQTDVKRKLGSSTIAQMGFMLLQCGLGFFAAAIAHLILHGFYKAYLFLSSGAGVERVAPKDAGHTELGFSGIAVSLVTAVGGGALFGILTGKATSLTLNSGTILTLVVVLTTLTAARDILRRSTLPTAVRFVSVPLVVLTAIGGYAVMFNAVSSMLSGVPMTHVSTELTVVHYLVVALFVGAYLVAELGWYRSSERLYVALLNVSQPDPSTVLTNTEEYNDA, from the coding sequence ATGACCGAGGACACAGCAACGATCGACGACGACGTCGCACAGCGCCCCGAACCGACGCCGCCGCGTTCGGCCGTGCCGCGAGCGTCGACCTGGACGGTCTGGACGCTCTTTCTGGCCAGTCTCGCCGTTCTCGCGCTGACGGTTCGAGGGGGTGCCGGCTGGGAGTTTTCGACGCTCCTGCGGGTTGACGGATTGACCGCGGTCATGTGGGTCGTGGTCACGTTCTTCAGTGGGATCGTCCACAGCTACTCGCGGCGCTACATGGCCGGCGACCGTGACATCGAGCGGTTCTTCGGTCGCGTGTTCGGCTTTACCCTCGCCGTCATGACGATGACCGCGGCGAACCACGTCGCGCTGTTCGTGGCCGCGTGGCTGGCGATGGGCCTGCTGCTGGCCGGTCTCATCGGCCACGTTCGCGACTGGCCACAGGCCCAGGCCGCCGGCCGGGTCGCCCGCCGCTATTTCCTCGCCAGCAGCGCCCTGCTCGCCGGCTCGGTGGCGCTGCTCGCCTGGGCAACCGGCGCGATGACGCTTACCGGTATCCTCACCGGGCTCGAGGGTGTCTCGCCGACGGTCACGCTCGTCGCCGCCGCGGGGGTCGTCCTCGCGGCGATGGTCCAGTCGGCGCTCGTGCCGTTTCACGGGTGGCTGCTGTCGTCGATGACCGCGCCGACGCCGGCGTCGGCCCTGATGCACGCCGGGTTCGTCAACGCGGGCGGGGTCCTGTTGACCAGGTTCGCGCCGCTGGTCGGCAACGAACTCGCGATCATGTCGGCGATCGTCCTCGTCGGCGCGGTCAGTGCCCTGCTCGGGCAGGCGATGATCCTCGTCCAGACGGACGTCAAGCGCAAGCTCGGCAGCTCGACGATCGCCCAGATGGGCTTTATGTTACTCCAGTGTGGGCTCGGCTTTTTCGCCGCGGCCATCGCTCACCTCATCCTGCACGGTTTCTACAAGGCGTATCTCTTCCTCTCGTCGGGGGCCGGTGTCGAGCGCGTAGCTCCCAAAGACGCGGGCCACACCGAACTCGGCTTCTCCGGGATCGCCGTCAGCCTCGTGACGGCCGTCGGCGGCGGCGCGCTCTTTGGCATCCTCACCGGGAAGGCGACGAGCCTGACGCTGAACAGCGGGACGATCCTGACGCTTGTCGTGGTCCTGACGACGCTAACCGCGGCTCGGGACATCCTCCGGCGCTCGACCCTGCCGACGGCGGTCCGGTTCGTCAGCGTCCCGCTGGTCGTCCTGACCGCCATCGGTGGCTACGCCGTGATGTTCAACGCCGTCTCCTCGATGCTGTCCGGCGTCCCGATGACCCACGTCTCGACCGAGCTGACCGTCGTCCACTACCTCGTCGTCGCCCTCTTCGTCGGGGCGTATCTCGTCGCGGAACTGGGCTGGTATCGCTCGAGCGAACGTCTCTACGTCGCCCTGCTGAACGTTTCCCAACCCGATCCGTCGACCGTCCTCACCAACACGGAGGAATACAATGACGCGTAA
- a CDS encoding NADP-dependent oxidoreductase, with product MAETRQWQLASRPVGEPTHDNFELVTVDRPEPDNGEVLVETLYQSVDPYMRGRMRDAESYAEPWDVGDPMKASVVGEVVESNSGRFDEGDIVTGELLWAEHAVADANELQRVNPDHGPISTALGVLGMPGVTAYWGLNDVGDPKPGDTVVVSAAAGAVGSVVGQLARLAGARVVGTAGSEAKIDWLTDDLGFDAAINYKETDDLSSAIDEACPNGVDVYFDNVGGPITDAVWPRLNVDARVAVCGQIALYNETEVPTGPRKLAKLIESRATVEGLLVSDYQPRWGEALERLSTFVQNGDVQYRENVVEGFENAPDAFLGLFEGDNIGKQLVQVAEYEA from the coding sequence ATGGCAGAAACCAGACAGTGGCAACTTGCTAGTCGTCCCGTCGGCGAACCGACTCACGACAACTTCGAACTCGTCACCGTCGACCGGCCCGAACCCGACAACGGTGAGGTACTGGTCGAGACGCTCTATCAGTCGGTCGACCCGTACATGCGCGGTCGCATGCGCGACGCGGAATCGTACGCCGAACCCTGGGACGTCGGCGACCCGATGAAAGCCAGCGTCGTCGGCGAGGTCGTCGAGTCAAACAGCGGCCGGTTCGACGAGGGCGATATCGTCACCGGCGAGCTGCTGTGGGCGGAACACGCCGTCGCGGACGCGAACGAACTCCAGCGAGTCAACCCCGACCACGGACCGATCTCGACCGCGCTGGGCGTCCTCGGAATGCCCGGCGTCACGGCCTACTGGGGGCTGAACGACGTCGGTGACCCGAAACCCGGCGACACGGTAGTCGTCTCCGCCGCGGCGGGTGCCGTCGGCTCCGTCGTCGGTCAGCTCGCCCGCCTCGCGGGCGCTCGCGTGGTCGGCACCGCCGGGAGCGAGGCGAAGATCGACTGGCTCACCGACGACCTCGGCTTCGACGCCGCGATCAACTACAAGGAGACCGACGACCTCTCGAGCGCGATCGACGAGGCCTGTCCCAACGGCGTCGACGTCTACTTCGACAACGTCGGCGGTCCGATCACCGACGCCGTCTGGCCCCGGCTGAACGTCGACGCCCGCGTCGCGGTCTGTGGCCAGATCGCCCTCTACAACGAGACCGAGGTGCCGACCGGCCCGCGGAAACTCGCCAAACTCATCGAGTCCCGCGCGACGGTCGAAGGACTCCTCGTCAGCGACTACCAGCCCCGGTGGGGCGAGGCCCTCGAGCGACTCTCGACGTTCGTTCAGAACGGCGACGTGCAGTACCGCGAGAACGTCGTCGAAGGCTTCGAGAACGCACCCGACGCCTTCCTCGGACTGTTCGAAGGGGACAACATCGGCAAGCAGTTGGTGCAGGTCGCCGAGTACGAGGCGTAA
- a CDS encoding Lrp/AsnC family transcriptional regulator: protein MAEYELDAVDREILYALQEEARNLSSSEIADRTDASSSTVRKRIQRLESEGVIKGYSANIDYTKSGYPIRMLLFCTAPIPDRGEYIDDLLEISGVVSVQELITGERNLLVTVVVENDRAVTPIAQQIADMGLTITDEVLVRSHRSTSFDEFSS from the coding sequence ATGGCGGAGTACGAGCTGGACGCGGTCGACCGGGAGATCCTCTACGCGTTACAGGAGGAGGCACGGAACCTCTCCTCCAGCGAGATCGCCGACCGGACCGACGCCTCCTCGAGTACGGTCCGCAAGCGCATTCAGCGACTGGAATCGGAGGGTGTCATCAAGGGCTACAGCGCCAACATCGATTACACGAAGTCCGGCTATCCGATCCGGATGCTGCTGTTCTGTACGGCACCGATCCCCGACCGCGGGGAGTACATCGACGACCTGCTCGAGATTTCGGGCGTCGTCTCGGTGCAGGAGTTGATCACGGGCGAGCGGAACCTCCTCGTGACCGTGGTCGTCGAGAACGACAGGGCCGTCACGCCGATCGCACAGCAGATCGCGGACATGGGACTGACGATCACCGACGAAGTCCTCGTCCGCAGTCATCGATCGACCTCGTTCGACGAGTTCTCTTCCTAA
- a CDS encoding site-2 protease family protein: MRSFRIGSLFGIPIKLDLTFLLVLPLFAYLIGTRIEPVSELLNEALGAGIDVGAITGGPIPWLLGLAAAVGLFVGVILHELGHSLTAQRYGFPIDSITLWLFGGIASFSEMPEDWRQELNIAIAGPIVSVLVGIGSYGLFVLTPEILGGASPGLLSGTRFVLGYLAILNVALAVFNMLPAFPMDGGRVLRALLARRRPYAQATQQAASVGKLFAVAMGLFGLFALNIILIGVAFFVFIAASGEAQQVTMKAAFQDVTVDDIMTPVEDLHTVDPDTTVAELIERMFRERHTGYPVVERGAGGERLVGLVALSDAREVDQVEREAYTVADVMTTDLQTITPDSDAMTAIERMQEHGIGRLLVVEVPDAGGSFGEPQPEDGDLVGLISRSDVMTALDIVQQSGSIAPSSRPRTAD; this comes from the coding sequence ATGAGAAGTTTCCGGATCGGCTCGCTGTTCGGGATCCCGATCAAGCTCGATCTCACGTTCTTGCTCGTGTTGCCGCTGTTTGCGTACCTGATCGGCACGCGGATCGAGCCCGTCTCCGAACTCCTCAACGAGGCGCTCGGTGCCGGGATCGACGTCGGGGCTATCACCGGCGGGCCGATTCCGTGGCTCCTCGGGTTGGCAGCCGCCGTCGGCCTGTTCGTCGGCGTCATCCTCCACGAGCTGGGTCACTCGCTGACGGCCCAGCGGTACGGGTTCCCGATCGATTCGATCACGCTCTGGCTGTTCGGCGGTATCGCCTCGTTCTCGGAGATGCCCGAAGACTGGCGACAGGAACTGAACATCGCCATCGCGGGGCCGATCGTCAGCGTCCTCGTCGGTATCGGCTCCTACGGTCTCTTCGTCCTCACGCCCGAAATCCTCGGCGGAGCGTCGCCGGGACTGCTTAGCGGGACGCGGTTCGTCCTCGGCTATCTCGCGATCCTGAACGTCGCACTCGCCGTCTTCAACATGCTCCCCGCGTTCCCGATGGACGGCGGCCGCGTGCTGCGCGCGCTGCTGGCCCGTCGCCGCCCCTACGCGCAGGCGACCCAGCAGGCCGCCAGCGTCGGGAAACTGTTCGCTGTCGCGATGGGACTGTTCGGCCTGTTCGCGCTCAACATCATCCTCATCGGCGTCGCTTTCTTCGTCTTCATCGCCGCCTCGGGCGAGGCACAGCAGGTGACGATGAAGGCGGCCTTTCAGGACGTCACCGTCGACGACATCATGACGCCGGTCGAGGACCTCCACACGGTCGACCCCGACACGACGGTCGCGGAACTGATCGAACGGATGTTCCGAGAGCGACACACCGGCTACCCGGTCGTCGAACGCGGCGCGGGCGGCGAGCGCCTCGTCGGGCTCGTGGCCCTGTCCGACGCCCGTGAGGTCGACCAGGTCGAACGAGAGGCCTACACCGTCGCGGACGTGATGACGACCGATCTGCAGACGATCACGCCGGACTCGGACGCCATGACGGCGATCGAACGGATGCAGGAACACGGGATCGGCCGACTCCTCGTCGTCGAGGTACCCGATGCGGGCGGGTCGTTCGGCGAACCCCAACCCGAAGACGGCGATCTCGTCGGGCTGATCTCGCGCAGCGACGTGATGACCGCCCTCGATATCGTCCAGCAAAGCGGTTCGATCGCGCCCTCAAGCCGGCCCCGAACCGCGGACTGA
- a CDS encoding ABC transporter permease, with translation MLSVGFRALFRREVLRFVRRPKNTFMPPAITNVLYFAVFGVILGGRIDEIAGYPYILFIVPGLIVLGAISNAFENASFSIFHGRWNEYIHETLTSPLSYAEMVVAYVGASAVRGLVVGIIIAAVGRLFVPIGIEHGLFLIATMVVITALFAGLGIIGGLVARDFDDLTVMNQFILRPLVFFGAVFYSLETFEQAWQITLSLLNPMVYMVDSVRYGLLGHSDLIGVGVLPAPYADFAPLFALGVLTTATAAVLAIDVYLFKIGYGLTD, from the coding sequence ATGCTGTCGGTCGGCTTCCGGGCGCTCTTTCGGCGCGAGGTATTGCGATTCGTCCGCCGGCCGAAGAACACGTTCATGCCGCCGGCGATCACGAACGTCCTCTACTTCGCCGTCTTCGGCGTGATCCTGGGTGGCCGGATCGACGAGATCGCGGGCTATCCCTACATCCTCTTTATCGTCCCCGGGCTGATCGTCCTCGGGGCGATCTCGAACGCCTTCGAGAACGCCTCGTTCTCGATCTTCCACGGGCGGTGGAACGAGTACATCCACGAGACGCTGACCTCGCCGCTGTCCTACGCCGAGATGGTCGTCGCCTACGTCGGTGCCAGCGCGGTGCGTGGCCTGGTCGTCGGGATCATCATCGCCGCCGTCGGCCGGCTGTTCGTCCCGATCGGGATCGAACACGGCCTGTTCCTGATCGCGACGATGGTCGTCATCACGGCGCTGTTCGCCGGGCTCGGTATCATCGGCGGGCTCGTCGCCCGGGACTTCGACGACTTGACGGTCATGAACCAGTTCATCCTCCGGCCGCTCGTGTTCTTCGGCGCGGTCTTCTACTCGCTCGAGACGTTCGAGCAGGCCTGGCAGATAACCCTCTCGCTGCTGAACCCGATGGTCTACATGGTCGACAGCGTCCGCTATGGGCTGCTTGGCCACTCGGACCTGATCGGTGTCGGCGTCCTGCCCGCGCCCTACGCCGACTTCGCGCCGCTGTTCGCGCTTGGAGTCCTGACGACCGCCACTGCGGCGGTGCTGGCGATCGACGTCTACCTGTTCAAGATCGGCTACGGCCTGACTGACTGA
- a CDS encoding ABC transporter ATP-binding protein, whose product MPPAIETVDLVKEYGDLRALQELSLTVEEGEFFGLLGPNGAGKTTFINTLVGLVRKTGGDARVFGHDVEDDYRQARDAIGLAPQEFNVDRFFPIKEVLLHKAGYHGIPEDEAAERADEVLKRVGIYDKRNERFDWLSGGMKRRLLLARALVTDPDLLILDEPTAGVDVQLRHDLWDLVTELNEEGTTILLTTHYIEEAERLCDRVAIMNEGRKVTVATPDELKERGTDTIAVRLESEPSTVPDLGAYAHDTTVSGDRLEVRVDDGGATAPRLLNDLEARGFEIADLEITRTSLEEIFVDLTRSEDRTVTRSSAESADGESAAEGREPEREQEGVA is encoded by the coding sequence ATGCCACCGGCCATCGAAACCGTCGATCTCGTGAAGGAGTACGGCGATCTCCGCGCGCTGCAGGAACTCTCACTGACCGTCGAGGAAGGCGAGTTCTTCGGCCTGCTCGGCCCCAACGGGGCGGGGAAGACGACGTTTATCAACACGCTGGTCGGCCTGGTCCGCAAGACCGGCGGCGACGCCCGGGTCTTCGGTCACGACGTCGAGGACGACTATCGGCAAGCTCGCGACGCCATCGGCCTTGCCCCCCAGGAGTTCAACGTCGATCGCTTCTTCCCCATCAAGGAGGTGCTGCTGCACAAGGCCGGCTACCACGGGATCCCCGAGGACGAGGCCGCCGAGCGCGCCGACGAGGTCCTCAAACGGGTCGGGATCTACGACAAGCGAAACGAACGCTTCGACTGGCTCTCCGGCGGGATGAAACGTCGGCTCCTGCTCGCTCGAGCCCTCGTCACCGATCCCGATCTCCTCATTCTGGACGAACCGACCGCCGGCGTCGACGTTCAACTCCGCCACGACCTCTGGGACCTCGTCACCGAACTCAACGAGGAGGGGACGACGATCCTGCTGACGACCCACTACATCGAGGAGGCCGAACGGCTCTGTGACCGGGTCGCGATCATGAACGAAGGCCGAAAGGTAACGGTCGCGACTCCCGACGAGCTGAAAGAACGGGGCACCGACACGATCGCCGTTCGCCTCGAGTCCGAGCCCTCGACCGTCCCCGATCTCGGGGCCTACGCACACGACACGACGGTGTCGGGCGACCGGCTCGAGGTCCGGGTCGACGACGGCGGCGCGACCGCGCCGCGGCTGCTCAACGACCTCGAGGCCCGCGGATTCGAGATCGCCGACCTCGAGATCACGCGGACCTCGCTCGAGGAGATCTTCGTCGATCTGACCCGCAGCGAGGACCGGACCGTCACGCGGTCGTCGGCTGAGAGCGCGGACGGCGAGAGCGCCGCCGAAGGCCGTGAACCGGAGCGCGAACAGGAGGGGGTCGCCTGA
- a CDS encoding zinc ribbon domain-containing protein, translating into MVPDSCPNCGASLSPDANYCSECGDAVDDDSWGVSSEESSWGSDGSRSDSRTEYGSSRRTDGDTTMAALTHVLAIFTWAIGPLIVLIATDDPFVEENARNALNWQIAFTFYMLVSAVLVLAVIGIVPVLLLPVVDLAFCAIAAVKAADGEAWSYPATPDII; encoded by the coding sequence ATGGTTCCCGACAGCTGCCCGAACTGTGGTGCCTCGCTCTCGCCGGACGCGAACTACTGCAGCGAGTGCGGTGACGCAGTCGACGACGATTCGTGGGGCGTCTCGAGCGAGGAGAGTAGCTGGGGCTCGGACGGTTCGCGAAGCGACTCGCGGACGGAATACGGCTCGAGCCGCCGGACCGACGGGGATACGACGATGGCGGCACTCACCCACGTCCTCGCGATATTCACGTGGGCTATCGGGCCGCTGATCGTCCTCATCGCGACCGACGACCCGTTCGTCGAGGAGAACGCGCGGAACGCGCTGAACTGGCAGATCGCGTTCACGTTCTACATGCTCGTCTCGGCCGTCCTCGTCCTCGCAGTCATCGGCATCGTCCCGGTACTGCTCTTGCCGGTCGTCGATCTGGCGTTCTGTGCCATCGCCGCGGTCAAGGCTGCCGACGGCGAGGCGTGGTCGTATCCGGCGACTCCTGACATCATCTGA